The Couchioplanes caeruleus sequence GCCGATGAAGAAGCACCAGCGCCAGCCGAGCCAGGACGTGTCGACGATCAGCCCGCCGATCAGCGGCCCGCCGACCGTGGCCAGGGCCAGCACGCCGCCGAGGTAGCCGTTGTACCGGCCGCGTTCGCGCGGCGCGATCATCGCGGCGATCGTAACCTGTACGAGCGCCTGGACGCCGCCCATGCCGATGCCCTGGAACGCGCGGGCCGCGATGAGCTGGCCGGCGCTCTGCGAGAAGCCGGCCACGATCGAACCCAGGACGAACACCACGATGGCGAGTTGGAGCAGCATCTTCTTGCGGTAGAGGTCGGCCAGCTTGCCCCAGATCGGGGTGGTGGCGGTCGCGGTCAGCAGCGTGGCCGTCACGACCCACGTGTACTGCGTCTGGCTGCCGTTCAGCGCCCCCATGATCGTCGGCAGGGCGGTGGCGACGACGGTGGCGCTGGACATCGCGACGAAGAGCACCAGGAGCAGGCCGCTCAGCGTTCTCATGATCTCGCGGTGGCTCATCGCGCCCGGTGCGGCGCGGGGGGTGGCGGTGGGTGCGCTCATCGTGCGGCCTCCGACGATCGGCGGGATGGGTGCCGCACACAACTCTCCCGAGTGGTTGCTCAGTGCGCAAGTTTTCTCAGTGGGAAAGTATGTAGGGTTGATGACATGACGTCCGATGTCCGCGTACCCGAGCACGGTCTTCGGGAGCGCAAGAAGGCAGCGACCCGGCAGGCGCTGTACGAGGCCGCGGTGCGGCTCGCGATCGCGCACGGGGCGGACAAGATCACGGTCGAGGCGGTGGCGGACGAGGCCGGCGTTTCCCGGCGGACGTTCTCCAACTACTTCGCCAACAAGGAGGAGGCCCTGCTCCACGGCACCCAGCAGCGGGTGGGCGCGCTGGTCGGCATCGTGCGTTCACGTCCGGCCGACGAGGGTCCGTGGACCGCGCTGACCCGTTCGGCGCGGCAGTTCTACGAGCAGTTCGGCGAACTGGACCCGCAGTGGGCGGCGCAGACGCGGCTGCTGCGCACCCAGCCGGCGCTGGCCGCGCAACAGGCCAGCACCTTCGCCGCGCTGGAGCGCGAACTGGCCGCGGCGGTCGCGGCGCGCGGCACGGCGCCGGATCCGACCGGGGTCCGGGACCGGCTGATGGCGGCCACCTTCATGACGGCGATGCGGGTCTCGCTGCACGTGTGGCTGGAGGCGCCGGACGAGATCTCCCTGCGCGAGCTCGTGCAGCACTCCCTCGAGGCGGCCGGTCGCGGCTTCGCGCGGTGACCGTGGGCAGTTCCGAAACGGAGCGGTGGCCGGTCGCGGCTTCGCGCGGTAGCCGTCGGCAACACAGACGTGGCGCGGCGCCGGGGAAGGGGTACCCGGCGCCGCGCTGATGGGGGACGGTCGAAGCTCAGCCGGTGAAGCCGGCGAAGATCTTGCTGAACTCGAACGGCGTCTGCGGCACGTTGGTGCACTGGAACAGCGCGCCGTTGCAGGCGTTACGGTCCCGGTTCACCTCCCAGAAGGAGACGAAGCCGATCTTGTCGCGGTTGGCCGCGGCGACCAGATCGCGGGCGTCGCTCTGGCTGAAGGTGCCGTTGTCGTCGTTCTTGCCCAGCATCGGGGTGACGCCGACCTTGGCGAAGGCCGCCGCGTCGCCGATCCCGAGGACCGACTTGAGCTGGTCCTTGGTGGACTTCACGGCCTGGATCGCCAGGTCGCCGTAGTCCTGGGCGGCGC is a genomic window containing:
- a CDS encoding TetR/AcrR family transcriptional regulator gives rise to the protein MTSDVRVPEHGLRERKKAATRQALYEAAVRLAIAHGADKITVEAVADEAGVSRRTFSNYFANKEEALLHGTQQRVGALVGIVRSRPADEGPWTALTRSARQFYEQFGELDPQWAAQTRLLRTQPALAAQQASTFAALERELAAAVAARGTAPDPTGVRDRLMAATFMTAMRVSLHVWLEAPDEISLRELVQHSLEAAGRGFAR